A genomic region of Paralichthys olivaceus isolate ysfri-2021 chromosome 18, ASM2471397v2, whole genome shotgun sequence contains the following coding sequences:
- the st8sia3 gene encoding alpha-N-acetylneuraminate alpha-2,8-sialyltransferase ST8SIA3 isoform X2, which produces MVRIASALGLVMFSVALLILSLISYVSIKKDFLLSTPRYGPNGGPRMYMFHAGFRSQLAMKYLDPAFTPLTNSLSEDLQNSSKWRYNSSAFIQQRTEISQYIDIPHNFSLTRGSVRIGQLMHYDYSSHKYVFSIGENFRSLLPDASPILNKHYNVCAVVGNSGILTGSRCGPQIEKFDFVFRCNFAPTEIFKKDVGRRTNMTTFNPSILEKYYNNLLTVQDRNNFFLSLKKLDNAILWIPAFFFHTSATVTRTLVDFFVEHRGQLKVQLAWPGNIMQYINNYWKTKQLSPKRLSTGILMYTLASSMCDQIHLYGFWPFGWDPNTGKELPYHYYDKKGTKFTTKWQESHQLPAEFKLLYKMHTEGLLKLSLSHCA; this is translated from the exons ATGGTGCGGATCGCCAGCGCGCTGGGGCTCGTCATGTTCAGCGTGGCTCTGCTCATCCTGTCGCTCATCAGCTACGTGTCCATCAAGAAGGACTTCCTGCTCAGCACCCCCAGATACGGACCTAATGGAGGACCCAGGATGTACATGTTCCACGCAGGGTTCCG CTCCCAGCTGGCGATGAAGTATCTGGACCCGGCGTTCACTCCTCTGACCAACTCTCTCAGCGAGGACCTGCAGAACTCCTCGAAATGGAGGTACAACAGCTCTGCTTTTATACAGCAGAG GACTGAGATCTCTCAGTACATCGACATCCCCCACAACTTCTCCCTGACCCGAGGCTCGGTCCGTATCGGTCAGCTGATGCATTACGACTACTCCAGCCACAAATACGTCTTCTCCATCGGTGAGAACTTCCGCTCGCTCCTCCCCGACGCCTCGCCCATCCTCAACAAACACTACAACGTCTGCGCCGTGGTCGGAAACAGCGGCATCCTCACGGGCTCGCGCTGCGGACCCCAGATCGAGAAGTTCGACTTTGTCTTCCGCTGCAACTTTGCCCCGACTGAGATCTTTAAGAAGGACGTCGGGCGGCGGACCAACATGACAACGTTCAACCCCAGCATCCTGGAGAAATACTACAACAATTTACTGACCGTGCAGGACAGGAACAACTTCTTCCTGAGCCTGAAGAAGCTGGACAACGCCATCCTGTGGATCCCGGCGTTTTTCTTCCACACGTCGGCCACAGTGACGAGGACGCTGGTCGACTTCTTCGTGGAGCATCGAGGTCAGCTGAAGGTCCAGTTGGCCTGGCCCGGAAACATCATGCAGTACATCAACAA ctaCTGGAAAACCAAGCAGCTGTCGCCGAAGCGCCTGAGCACCGGCATCCTCATGTACACGCTGGCGTCGTCCATGTGCGACCAGATTCACCTGTACGGCTTCTGGCCCTTCGGCTGGGACCCCAACACGGGCAAGGAGCTGCCGTACCACTACTACGACAAGAAGGGCACCAAGTTCACCACCAAGTGGCAGGAGTCGCATCAGCTGCCGGCCGAGTTCAAGCTGCTCTACAAGATGCACACGGAGGGACTGCTGAAGCTCAGCCTCTCGCACTGCGCGTAG
- the st8sia3 gene encoding alpha-N-acetylneuraminate alpha-2,8-sialyltransferase ST8SIA3 isoform X1 — MVRIASALGLVMFSVALLILSLISYVSIKKDFLLSTPRYGPNGGPRMYMFHAGFRERPPRKPDLSSQLAMKYLDPAFTPLTNSLSEDLQNSSKWRYNSSAFIQQRTEISQYIDIPHNFSLTRGSVRIGQLMHYDYSSHKYVFSIGENFRSLLPDASPILNKHYNVCAVVGNSGILTGSRCGPQIEKFDFVFRCNFAPTEIFKKDVGRRTNMTTFNPSILEKYYNNLLTVQDRNNFFLSLKKLDNAILWIPAFFFHTSATVTRTLVDFFVEHRGQLKVQLAWPGNIMQYINNYWKTKQLSPKRLSTGILMYTLASSMCDQIHLYGFWPFGWDPNTGKELPYHYYDKKGTKFTTKWQESHQLPAEFKLLYKMHTEGLLKLSLSHCA; from the exons ATGGTGCGGATCGCCAGCGCGCTGGGGCTCGTCATGTTCAGCGTGGCTCTGCTCATCCTGTCGCTCATCAGCTACGTGTCCATCAAGAAGGACTTCCTGCTCAGCACCCCCAGATACGGACCTAATGGAGGACCCAGGATGTACATGTTCCACGCAGGGTTCCG CGAGAGGCCGCCTCGCAAACCAGACCTGAG CTCCCAGCTGGCGATGAAGTATCTGGACCCGGCGTTCACTCCTCTGACCAACTCTCTCAGCGAGGACCTGCAGAACTCCTCGAAATGGAGGTACAACAGCTCTGCTTTTATACAGCAGAG GACTGAGATCTCTCAGTACATCGACATCCCCCACAACTTCTCCCTGACCCGAGGCTCGGTCCGTATCGGTCAGCTGATGCATTACGACTACTCCAGCCACAAATACGTCTTCTCCATCGGTGAGAACTTCCGCTCGCTCCTCCCCGACGCCTCGCCCATCCTCAACAAACACTACAACGTCTGCGCCGTGGTCGGAAACAGCGGCATCCTCACGGGCTCGCGCTGCGGACCCCAGATCGAGAAGTTCGACTTTGTCTTCCGCTGCAACTTTGCCCCGACTGAGATCTTTAAGAAGGACGTCGGGCGGCGGACCAACATGACAACGTTCAACCCCAGCATCCTGGAGAAATACTACAACAATTTACTGACCGTGCAGGACAGGAACAACTTCTTCCTGAGCCTGAAGAAGCTGGACAACGCCATCCTGTGGATCCCGGCGTTTTTCTTCCACACGTCGGCCACAGTGACGAGGACGCTGGTCGACTTCTTCGTGGAGCATCGAGGTCAGCTGAAGGTCCAGTTGGCCTGGCCCGGAAACATCATGCAGTACATCAACAA ctaCTGGAAAACCAAGCAGCTGTCGCCGAAGCGCCTGAGCACCGGCATCCTCATGTACACGCTGGCGTCGTCCATGTGCGACCAGATTCACCTGTACGGCTTCTGGCCCTTCGGCTGGGACCCCAACACGGGCAAGGAGCTGCCGTACCACTACTACGACAAGAAGGGCACCAAGTTCACCACCAAGTGGCAGGAGTCGCATCAGCTGCCGGCCGAGTTCAAGCTGCTCTACAAGATGCACACGGAGGGACTGCTGAAGCTCAGCCTCTCGCACTGCGCGTAG